From one bacterium genomic stretch:
- a CDS encoding beta-lactamase family protein: MTEAAEPQWDERATLADRMRHYAVPGVGVAAIDNFAIDWSRGYGTLRAGGDESVTPETLFHAGSIAKCLSAAATLTLVEDGRLGLDRDIAEDLRSWQIPESDFTREEKVTLRRLLSHTGGLEDGFTNRSSGDPVPDYFTAEGSASSVSLVELLEPLGLPSSTYEQPIPSAQRPRAAVEHDLSGRPIGGDRLHIPFRAAGGLWTTLSDLAAFVIEILQAHRGESERILSQSITEEMLKRQIEIENNPVAEAAGIGFQLGGAGGDFYLVHTGGTWGSTAILWAYPERGREPSS, encoded by the coding sequence ATGACCGAGGCAGCCGAACCTCAGTGGGACGAAAGGGCGACGCTAGCGGACCGGATGCGCCACTATGCCGTGCCCGGCGTCGGCGTCGCCGCGATCGACAACTTCGCGATCGACTGGAGCCGGGGATACGGGACGCTTCGAGCCGGTGGCGATGAGTCGGTCACTCCGGAGACGCTCTTTCACGCGGGCTCGATCGCCAAGTGCCTGTCGGCGGCGGCTACGCTGACATTAGTTGAAGACGGCCGGCTGGGGCTCGACCGGGACATTGCCGAGGACCTGCGTTCGTGGCAAATTCCGGAGAGCGACTTCACGCGGGAAGAGAAAGTCACCCTTCGCCGGCTGCTCAGCCATACGGGAGGCCTCGAGGACGGCTTCACCAACCGTTCTTCCGGCGATCCGGTACCGGACTACTTCACTGCGGAAGGCAGCGCTTCCTCCGTTTCTTTGGTCGAGCTCCTGGAGCCCCTGGGCCTGCCCTCGAGCACCTACGAACAGCCCATACCGTCCGCACAGCGCCCGCGAGCCGCCGTCGAGCACGACCTTTCCGGACGACCGATCGGCGGCGACCGGCTTCACATTCCCTTCCGGGCCGCCGGCGGCCTGTGGACGACCCTGTCCGATCTGGCTGCGTTCGTGATCGAAATCCTCCAGGCCCATCGTGGAGAGTCCGAGAGAATCCTCTCGCAGTCCATAACCGAGGAAATGTTGAAGAGGCAGATCGAGATCGAGAACAACCCGGTAGCCGAAGCGGCCGGCATAGGGTTCCAGCTCGGGGGAGCGGGCGGAGACTTCTACCTGGTGCACACCGGCGGCACCTGGGGATCGACCGCCATCCTGTGGGCCTACCCCGAGCGCGGCAGGGAGCCGTCATC